The Alnus glutinosa chromosome 7, dhAlnGlut1.1, whole genome shotgun sequence genome includes a region encoding these proteins:
- the LOC133872280 gene encoding heavy metal-associated isoprenylated plant protein 45 isoform X1 → MFGWRGRGSELCNAMSIVELLVHMDCEGCEKRIRRAISKIDAGVDSLEIDMDKQKVTVTGYIEQRKVLKVVRRTGRKAEFWPFPYDSEYYPYASTYLDESNQSSSYNYYRHGFNENVHGYFPDQAYSTVSDQTVHLFSDDNVNAYCTIM, encoded by the exons ATGTTTGGTTGGCGAGGTAGGGGATCAGAATTATGTAATGCCATGTCT ATTGTGGAACTTTTGGTGCATATGGATTGTGAAGGATGCGAAAAGAGAATTCGAAGAGCAATCTCCAAAATagatg CAGGTGTCGATAGCTTGGAAATAGACATGGACAAGCAAAAGGTGACGGTGACGGGATACATTGAGCAGAGGAAGGTCCTGAAGGTGGTGAGAAGAACAGGAAGGAAGGCAGAGTTTTGGCCGTTCCCATACGACTCCGAATACTATCCGTATGCATCCACGTACTTAGACGAGTCTAACCAATCTTCTTCCTATAATTACTACCGCCATGGCTTTAACGAAAATGTACACGGATACTTCCCCGACCAAGCATACTCAACGGTCTCTGATCAAACTGTCCATCTTTTCAGTGATGATAATGTTAATGCCTATTGCACCATTATGTGA
- the LOC133872280 gene encoding heavy metal-associated isoprenylated plant protein 45 isoform X2: MFGWRGRGSELCNAMSIVELLVHMDCEGCEKRIRRAISKIDGVDSLEIDMDKQKVTVTGYIEQRKVLKVVRRTGRKAEFWPFPYDSEYYPYASTYLDESNQSSSYNYYRHGFNENVHGYFPDQAYSTVSDQTVHLFSDDNVNAYCTIM; encoded by the exons ATGTTTGGTTGGCGAGGTAGGGGATCAGAATTATGTAATGCCATGTCT ATTGTGGAACTTTTGGTGCATATGGATTGTGAAGGATGCGAAAAGAGAATTCGAAGAGCAATCTCCAAAATagatg GTGTCGATAGCTTGGAAATAGACATGGACAAGCAAAAGGTGACGGTGACGGGATACATTGAGCAGAGGAAGGTCCTGAAGGTGGTGAGAAGAACAGGAAGGAAGGCAGAGTTTTGGCCGTTCCCATACGACTCCGAATACTATCCGTATGCATCCACGTACTTAGACGAGTCTAACCAATCTTCTTCCTATAATTACTACCGCCATGGCTTTAACGAAAATGTACACGGATACTTCCCCGACCAAGCATACTCAACGGTCTCTGATCAAACTGTCCATCTTTTCAGTGATGATAATGTTAATGCCTATTGCACCATTATGTGA